Sequence from the Ictalurus furcatus strain D&B chromosome 25, Billie_1.0, whole genome shotgun sequence genome:
tcaagtggtttcctcaaattcaactgaaaatgcaactgataatgacttctccagtttcaaaattattcaaccctttcatggcaagcatctttagtacttagtagagcacccttttgctgttatgacctgctgcaaacgagacacgtagcttctggcagtgttcctgaggaatcttagtccATTCcccatgagcaatggcctccagttcagtaatattcttgggtttgcgtgctgtaaccaccttcttcaaatcccaccagagattttctatggggttcaagtcaggtgactgtgatggccctgttgAATCTTCCAGgattcttctgcaaccaagccttggtggaatttgaggtatgctttggatcattgtcctgttggaaggtccaatgacacccaaccctcagcttcctcacagacggcatgtcgatttctcctaggatttcccgatgcttcagtgaatccatcttgccttccacacgctgcaggtttccagtgccagaggaggcaaagcagccccagagcatcaccgagccaccaccacgcttgactgtggacagagtgttctttcttcattcttctttctccagacataccgctgatccattgtgCCGAAAGATtccagtttttatttcattgttccacagaacagaatcccaaaacttctgtggcttatttatatgattttgagctggcttttctttttcttttgggtcagtagtggtatacgtcttggagttctggcatggaaaccttctgtgtttagtacgtgccttactgtgctcactgaaacctcagtgcctgttaccacaaagtctgGCtacaggtcttttgcagtcacttgagggtttttcacaacctgccttctcagaaatctgtttgcagccgttgatagcttcctttttctgtccggtccaggtatttcatgaattttctaCCTCTAgacagttcaggtatttcacaTATTTTCTACCCccagccagttcaggtatttcacatattttctacccctagtcagttcaggtatttcatgtgttccagctcaagcacacctggtgcaactgatgaagcccttgattagtagTATCAGGTGTAGCTTGAGACAACGCATGTTTCgcatatttgtgttgttgtgagggattttattcagggggttgaataattttgaaactggagaagtcattatcagttgcattttcagttgaatttggggaaaccactggAAGCATtctttgtgttgaactatttcaattgtttttgtttaatttgttcattgcaaacagctgaaagtttgtacattttgacaataaaccagatttgcaatgggggttgaatacttttgattaCAACTGTACTTCATGCTTATATGAAATAGTCATGTACAAATATCCGGAGGTATTTCTAGTGCAAAGCATTTAAGGTTTGCTCTGTGAGTTTGCagattttgtcattttaattctggcattttaatgttacatttaaattaaaaaaactgaGTACATCAATTTACGATCTTTAAAATGGAAAGAGCCTTCATTATGTAATATTGCTCTGCCCTGGAGATTCCTCTTTTATAGATGAGAAGTTAAGGAAGATGAAAATAATACTAACACTAGTTTTGTCTTACAGAAGTGGACCATGAAATTGATGATGGGCAGTTTGGATTCTGTAGTAAGTTGCATATAATTTACAAATACCATAAATAAGTTTTGTGAGGTTGTTCCAGCTTTGTGTTAAAGTGAGGTGTTGCCATGCAGACGGTGCTGAATATGTGGATTCTGGCTGGTTAACGTGTCAGACAGAGATCCGTCTACGTCTCCATCACTCTGTTAAGCCACCAGTGTCCATTACCAAGAAGGAATTCAAGACATCTCGCTTTAGGTACTGTTCATTCACAGAAAgagcatttttgtttgtttgatttttttgttgttctgggttttttatgtgttttttttttttaaagtgtggaaTTTTAAGTGTATTTATATACTCTAGATTGAAATTGATGCTGGCGGGTAttgaagaggaagatgaggaggagagcCCTTCGTCCAGGCACAAGATGACTACCACACTAGAGATTAGTATGATCAGTGATGGTGGCTATAAGTCCCGTCATACCCAGCCAGAGTGTGGCTACGCCCTGGAGCCAGCGCAGTGGACTGAGTACAGTATTCACACTATGGAGCCTGACAACCTTGAGCTTGTGTTTGAGTTTTTTGAGGTATGAATTATGATAAATCCtgacttttatttctttatactcCAATGTTACCCCTGTAAACTTATCTAATTTCTGTCTCGTTAGTGTGGGTGgagtttttatatataagtatagcttttaaataaattgctTTAAAGAAAGCTCAGAATTTCCCATTACTCACTGTTTCCCATGTTTATCCTTTAGGAGGACCTAAGTAAAAAAGTCGTTCAGGGTGACGTCCACCCAGGTCATGTTGGCATCGCCTGCCTCTTATCATCTTCCTTTCTGGAAAGTGGCAAGGATAATGGAGTGGTTACTCTCCCAATCATGAGCAGAAATTCCAGGCAGACCATTGGCAAAGTCAGAGGTATGCAGCAGTgcaaagcataaaatcatgcagatacgggcaagcagcttcgggtaatgttcacatcaatcaTCAGGACGGGGaaataatttgaaaaatgtagtctggtctgatgaatcttgatttctgctggtGCACACAGATAATAGGctcagaatttggtgccaacagcatgaatccatggacccaacctgcattgtgtcaacagtccaggctggtggaggtagtgtaagggtgtggggaatgttttcttggcacactttgggcctgttaataccaatcaatcatcgcttgaatgctGCAGCCTATTTAAGTATTGTCGCTGACcgtgtgcatcccttcatggccacaatttaacCATCTTCTAAAAGCTAATtgcagcatgataatgcaccatcacaaagcaaaaaaaaaaaatcgtctaAATCTGGTTTCACGatcatgacaatgagttcactGTTCTGCATTGGCcttcaccggatctgaatccagtagaaaaTCCCGTCTCAAACTTAAAGGATAacggtcaggttttttttttttttttttgttaaaaactcAATATTTTACAGCAATTGTCAATGTCATCATTAATGAGAAGTCCAAAGTAGATTTAGTGGAGACAGCAAAAGGAAGACTTGCTGAATGTAATGCAACTGTCACAGTTAGCAAGGAGGAGATGCAGAATGCATGTGCAGTAAAGAGCTTTATTAAGAAAATCAAGCAGACATATCCAAAACTTGAATCAGTAACGTGGTCgaaaacaggcaaaggtcaggcgatcaacaaacaggcataaGGCAGGCAAGGCAAAAGGACAAAACGAGAAAGTAGACGCAGGATCAAAACACTATAAACATGAACACAGgacaaaggcttggtatggAGAAAACACTCTCAATGCTTTGCCCCAAACATAGACACACGACGGGTTGAAATAACAAACGTAATCAAGGGGGAAACATAAACACCTGAGAGACAAAAAATTACATAACGGGCAGAGACATGACATTAACCATAAGAAACATGCGTGTCGAAAGTCAACAAAGTCATTGTCACTGAACCCGGGTCCAGGCTTCAGAGTGCGCTGCATGTTTCTGCGTGAGGGGAAATCTTAGACAGCAACTATATGAACAAATTACACATGGTTACAGCAGAGACTCAGATTGGCTGCTTAATGAATTACAATATGACATGCGCAATGGCATTCACAGTGGTATTAGACTGAAAGGTGAAGCTTTGGAGAgcctaaagcactgctgcatgactctctttaggtagattGAAACGGGagctaaatcccactggcacCTCAATCAACAGGTTGTAAAATTGTATTGTGGGTAACGTAGGAAACTGTTATCCAAAAGTGAAAACAGATTAATATAAagatgaaagaagtttaaactaaaaaagtgaactcagaatttcattaaaaagtgaattcttttttttttttttttttttaactaaagatcacattttaattataagtattaatatgcaagtcattcagggtggattttcgCTCTGCTTATGTGCATCATATCTCAGCAGGCCatagaaaacagaaaagtgtGTTGAAGAGAGGCTGTCTGCCAATGACCTTGAGAAACAGTCCTCTGCTCTGTTCTGTCACTTTCTTTAGTCTATTTTCCCATCATATGTCTAATCTGTTGACACtcacatttatatcatttactAGAGATTTGTCCTTCCGACACATTTGTTTATGTCAACATGTTAAAGTACTGCCATGTAACTATGTAAAGGCATGGGCAGTGCACATAAACAGAGTCTTGCATGTTTAGGTGTAGCTACAGTTGAAAGACTGGAGGAGGTTTTAATGTTAGATATGTTGTGTGATTTACAGTGGACTACCTGGTTATTCGGCCTATTCAAGGCTTTATTTGTGACATGAACCAGTGTTACACTAAGTACTGGAGAAAGGGGAGTGCTCTGGATGTGGGCCACAGAGGAGCAGGGAGCACACATGCTGCCAAGTAAGCCCAAAAATGTTCTCACACTGAACCCCTTTCTGTGCTGAGTAATCTCAAGGGAGCTATGGTTTTCTTAACTGTTCTTATATTTTTATAGAGTGTGTATAATTACGCCTTATGTTATACACTGAGAATTTAGGTTAATTTTTGTTATTGATAATAGCCATGAAAAAAGGCATATCTATTATATTTGCATTAAGTGTTGTACAAAAACCTGTATTATTTTTCTCTATAAGGACTCATTGAATGGAAAACATGGAGCATGGAAATGTGGCTATATGGAACAAATGTCCTACTTTGCCATCTGGTTCAGAATGTTTTCTGTTAACCCCAAGCTTAATATTAGCAGTCGACAAATTTAATCGATCTCAATCACCTAATGTTGCAACAAGTTTTGGCCTGTCAGTGTGAACTTGCACATTTTTATTGGAGAGATGTTACTTTGTATCTGTATTTCactaaatgtacttttttttttcttaacttaCTGCTTAACACCCGTGTCataaccatccatccagctgATAGATTAGTTTCCAGTACACTGAAATGTGGTTCTAAACAttcttttgtttggtttttgtttgtaacTGTATATTTCCAATTGATGATAATCTCTGTTGCAGACATCACAAGATCAGGGAAAACACAATTGCCTCATTTCTAAGTGCTGCTAATCATGTAAGAACATTACCAAAGTTGCTTCACTTGCATATATGTATTTAATTGATGTTTACATGTAATATAACTCTCTAAATATCAATGTCTTCAAATATAGGGTGCTGCCTATGTGGAGTTTgatgtccatctgtccaaggaCTTGGTTCCAATCGTGTACCATGATCTTACATGCTGTATTTCCACAAAGAAGGTGATTAACTTGGACTTGTTGGaatcgttacacccctaatcTAATCTCTATTTATTGCTTTTACTAACAGAATAATAGCTGCCCTTCAACCCCAGGTTTatcaacatgtttgtttttttcttagttCTGGATGAAAGATTGCTTTACTAGCTAATGCTGTAAACCATTATAAAGCCACTGACGGCATTCTACATTGTGTTCCACAGAAAAATGACAAGAATTCTATGGTGTTGTTTGAAGTTCCTGTGAAAGATCTGACATTTGATCAGCTTCAGCttcttaaagtaaatatttacttACAACTGGATTTCATTgtccaaaaatatatttttgctcaAATATATCCTATTAAAATCTAAATGTCTGCATATCTTTTGCATTTTGTGAATGACACACGTTGAATgctctttctgtttcttacaGCTTGCCCACTCTACAGCTATGAAGGTGCATGATCACAAAGGTATATTCCATCATTAAGGCAAAGTAATACCTCTGCATTTAGCAGGCTTGTGCGATATAGCCATTTTTACAATTTCTACACGATATTATTCTGTGACGTTTGCTTCAGAATTTCCATTAGCCGGTAAATACCGATTTTTGGccattaaaattttaaaatgtccaataaagtaaaaaattgTCAGACACAATTTccggtaaaaatattaacatgaagCAGACGTTAGACAAAGTATGTTCGCAACTGCATATCTAAATAAGCTCTCCACGTATCTCACCATTTTTACTTTCGCTTTTCAGCAGACCCATTCAACAACACAAGCGTCTCTGTGCTGgtcgtctctctctgtctctatctctctctctctgtctcgctctcttgctCGCTTGTTACGGGAGGCtctgaaagcacaaacagacacacacaagtaaaCTCAGGCTAACCACTCACGTTTGACCACGGCCCCACTGCCACAATCGCATATATGTTCGCTAAACTTTATCATCCCCGGACATGTTGGCCAGCAGCAAAATTCCTTAGCGGAAACTCTGGTTTGCTCTGATTATATAATATTACCACCAGACCTGTCAGCATTTACACATTGTGCCTAGGAGTTCTGCAATTTAACGTCAGAGTATGCTATCAGTTGAAAACACTAAAAGTGTGGTTTTTTtggtatggttttttttttaagggaaatTGAGAATATTTTgaattcattaatgtgaaataaaatatatcaatgTATGTTCAACTTAGGGTTAGAATGCCACCGAaatattttgtccaaaaacaaCACTTTCTGTTTTTGACTGAGGAAAAACAGGGCAAAGATTAAATAGGCCTACAgtaaaatgtcatatttatcATCACTTTATTATGCTCTCCCCTACTACTACTTAAACCTGAAATAGTGGAAATACGTTTTCTGGTCTTCATTTAGGTTATTGTTTGTGAACAATTATAGtttattgcctttttttttttttttttttttaaaaaaaggaaaatcaagAGCAGGAGAAAATCTTTCGCACATCACAAAGATGATAGAAGCCTATCATTGAATCATATTTTTGTATGTGATTGTGACGGGGTGAGGGGATTTATGAGTAAGCGTAGTCTACAGACATGTACAGCTTTAAAATGCATAACAGCATGTTATGCATATCTACGGTGCTGTGCATAAAACCCGCCTTAAGGgaatgctgattggttgaggCAGGGAGGTGTGTCCAGTTGTGTACCTGAAAATGTTTCAGAACTTTTATCAAGGGTTGCAGATTAAAattgttaaattaataataGCGGTAtcgtataatatataatattgttaAGTGTTATCGCATCCACTATTTTTGATTCATTCAGCAGTGAAACACAACACTTTAGTGTACTGTACATGTTCTCGTTACATGCATGTATGATGGCAGACACCTGTGCCACTGCTCACACCTGACTAGACTAGTGTGTCATATTTATATTGAACTCTGTTATACAATTACCTTGTTCTTGTTCTAGCTATGGAAGAGAGATCTCCAGTTAGATGTGACTGATTTGGGCATTTTTATTAAGATTTACAGGATGAAGAGGAGTATGTAGATGAACATCAACCATTTCCTTCACTTTCTCAGGTATTCACCCAAACAAGATCAAGTGTTCCCCACATAGAGATTGTGCtgaaaatgtttcatatttCAAACTACATACATTGTTTCACTGCAGATCTTTCAGACCGTTCCGGACTCTGTAGGATTTAATATTGAGCTGAAGTGGATAGCCCAGATGAAGGTTTGCATTCAAGTGTATCTGTTGTTTAAGTGTTAATAAGACTTAAAGGGTGGTACAACCTGTTGTATCATTTCCTCCATTGCCCTCTTCTTGTACTAGGATGGCTCCTGGGATGGAAACTTGTCCACTTACTTCAACATGAACCAGTTCCTGGATGTCATCCTCACATGTGTGCTCCAGAATGCTGGAAAGAGAAGGATTGTCTTCTCTTGCTTTGACCCTGATGTGTGTGCGATGTAAgaacattattataattttaaaaaaaattttttaactcTTTTGAGTGCTGCTTTCATCCATTCTGGAATGTAATTCTTTCTTTACATGTATATGGTTTAGTTTTCTGAAAGTGCTAAAAGGGCTTGTTTATTGTAGATCAAGTTGTCCATCTGAGTTAGCTATGTAAATGTATCATGCATAAAGTTTTGGATGTAGTCATTCTAAAATTAACTCAGTGTCGAGTAACCATCCTGTGCGTTATGTTTTAGGGTGCGGCGGAAGCAGAACAAATATCCCATCCTGTTCCTGACTCAGGGCGTGTCTATGGTCTACCCTCAGCTGATGGATATACGCTGTCAGACTACACAGATTGCCATGAGCTTTGCTCAGAGCGAGAACATCCTGGTGAGTGCAGCTTGATGTCCAGACTATCTTCTGTTGCAGTGATATTTGATCAGAGAGCTGTGACATAGTGAGACGCATAGTTATATCAAAAATCAAACTATAACAAATATTGattcattctataattttaacaGTTTTAGTTTATAGCACATTGCAGTTGTTTctctaaatatatttacaagtatatatacagtacttgcAGACGGTGACTGGCACTGAATGAGCTGCCAAGTGGCCTGTTTACAGTTTTTTAAGTTTGTCCTTTCGTGTATGAAAGGAACTTGTGCTTGTTCCTGTTCACAGGGTATCAGTGCTCACACTGAGGATCTGCTACGCAACATGGACTGCATTACAGAAGCCCAGTCTAAAGGCCTGGTGGTCTTCTGCTGGGGAGATGACAACAATGAGCATGAGAACAGGAAGTTGCTCAGGGAGAAAGGCATCGATGGCCTCATTTATGACAGgttttatgatatttttttttgtgttcatgtgTCATTATATAATCATGATTGTTTAAGGAGCTGCAGCTTGCTCAGGTCACTGAGTACATCTCTATATGCATTTCTCCCAGCAACTCTAAAGATACGAGTGATGAATCCTGCGTTTCAGTAATGCAACTTGGAATATCCTGTGTGCATTTTCTGCTTCAGTTccttgtttctctttctgtccctgGTTTtgacacacactttcacaatcACCATTATATCTGTACATACACCAATGTAGGTACATTATTATCTACAGTAAAGTATTATCTACAGTCGATGTAGTGATTGGAGATACCAGCTGACTAAGGCATTTGTAGTAATTGCTGATCTTGTAAAATCATTAGGTCACATGCACGTTATAATCTTTATATCCATTACTAAGTCATCACCGTGAGGTCACGTGTAATAGTAATTGTGCTACAACTTTAGCTAAATTCCACGATCTGCTGATCAGACTGCCACActgaaattatatttaaattattcttACTCCTCCAGGCTGGTtgcatatatttttctcattttctcttgaTCACTTTATTTTCCCAACCTTTTAAAGCCACTTTACTATTATCTCTCCTCTTTCTTGCAGAATTTCTGAATGCTTGGTGCCAAATATCGGTGTTTCAACTACCTCTGATGCCAGTAATGTCTACCGACGTCTTAGTTGTGTTTGGTTTAGTTTCTGGCCTTCCTGGTTTCTGCCtggaaaaaaaacgtgttcattTACAAGCACTGTTGCCATGATGTACTATTTTGTGGCAATGATATCTAAGGCAGTAGAAATGATAACTTGACAGGTAGAAGCAGTCTTCTCTGAGGCTGTTTGACCATACAAGTGTATGACCAGTTAGGCCTATAGTGAAATTGCTAAAGGTTACGTTACATGTTCAGCTGCCTGTTGCATCATTTTGAGAAGTGTCCTAACCAATTTGATTTAGGTCACCTCATTTGTGTTTTCCCAGcattatacaatttttttttgcacaaaagtGTTGCATTTCACTCGTTCACAAAGGGTTTTCAGTTCAGTGCATGTGTTAACTAATCTCTGTATCCTCAGGAGCTGATTTAGTTAGGATTGAATGGCTGCTTTGGCTCCTAATTCAGCATGGCATAGAAGCTTGCTTTGTAAAGCTACAAGCTGTCTCATGAATTAAAGAACTTAGAGCTGATGTTGTTGCCTTAGTATTAATAATTGTTGCTACTGTGGATCCCCAGTGGCTAGCCTACAattaagtgaggaataaaacaacgGCCTATGTGGTTATCCGAAAG
This genomic interval carries:
- the gpcpd1 gene encoding glycerophosphocholine phosphodiesterase GPCPD1 isoform X6, coding for MECIQVTLTVRGTTSLGEVIAVVGSCETLGSWCYQKALPLQPAEEDSNLWKRTITVSKGVQISYRYFKGFFLESKYLFISETRQPWWEEWCYQMSTNSDWVAERVNAVGPCQVIVNNWETHQQPRSLSYSEVDHEIDDGQFGFCNGAEYVDSGWLTCQTEIRLRLHHSVKPPVSITKKEFKTSRFRLKLMLAGIEEEDEEESPSSRHKMTTTLEISMISDGGYKSRHTQPECGYALEPAQWTEYSIHTMEPDNLELVFEFFEEDLSKKVVQGDVHPGHVGIACLLSSSFLESGKDNGVVTLPIMSRNSRQTIGKVRVDYLVIRPIQGFICDMNQCYTKYWRKGSALDVGHRGAGSTHAAKHHKIRENTIASFLSAANHGAAYVEFDVHLSKDLVPIVYHDLTCCISTKKKNDKNSMVLFEVPVKDLTFDQLQLLKLAHSTAMKVHDHKDLQDEEEYVDEHQPFPSLSQIFQTVPDSVGFNIELKWIAQMKDGSWDGNLSTYFNMNQFLDVILTCVLQNAGKRRIVFSCFDPDVCAMVRRKQNKYPILFLTQGVSMVYPQLMDIRCQTTQIAMSFAQSENILGISAHTEDLLRNMDCITEAQSKGLVVFCWGDDNNEHENRKLLREKGIDGLIYDRICEAQIEQPNIFKVEEKVSIKEVIPEETLKSCACSTYSISCTAVPCSV
- the gpcpd1 gene encoding glycerophosphocholine phosphodiesterase GPCPD1 isoform X8, whose amino-acid sequence is MECIQVTLTVRGTTSLGEVIAVVGSCETLGSWCYQKALPLQPAEEDSNLWKRTITVSKGVQISYRYFKGFFLESKNAVGPCQVIVNNWETHQQPRSLSYSEVDHEIDDGQFGFCNGAEYVDSGWLTCQTEIRLRLHHSVKPPVSITKKEFKTSRFRLKLMLAGIEEEDEEESPSSRHKMTTTLEISMISDGGYKSRHTQPECGYALEPAQWTEYSIHTMEPDNLELVFEFFEEDLSKKVVQGDVHPGHVGIACLLSSSFLESGKDNGVVTLPIMSRNSRQTIGKVRVDYLVIRPIQGFICDMNQCYTKYWRKGSALDVGHRGAGSTHAAKHHKIRENTIASFLSAANHGAAYVEFDVHLSKDLVPIVYHDLTCCISTKKKNDKNSMVLFEVPVKDLTFDQLQLLKLAHSTAMKVHDHKDLQDEEEYVDEHQPFPSLSQIFQTVPDSVGFNIELKWIAQMKDGSWDGNLSTYFNMNQFLDVILTCVLQNAGKRRIVFSCFDPDVCAMVRRKQNKYPILFLTQGVSMVYPQLMDIRCQTTQIAMSFAQSENILGISAHTEDLLRNMDCITEAQSKGLVVFCWGDDNNEHENRKLLREKGIDGLIYDRICEAQIEQPNIFKVEEKVSIKEVIPEETLKSCACSTYSISCTAVPCSGEVRGGSGVSDTGLSSS
- the gpcpd1 gene encoding glycerophosphocholine phosphodiesterase GPCPD1 isoform X3 is translated as MECIQVTLTVRGTTSLGEVIAVVGSCETLGSWCYQKALPLQPAEEDSNLWKRTITVSKGVQISYRYFKGFFLESKYLFISETRQPWWEEWCYQMSTNSDWVAERVNAVGPCQVIVNNWETHQQPRSLSYSEVDHEIDDGQFGFCNGAEYVDSGWLTCQTEIRLRLHHSVKPPVSITKKEFKTSRFRLKLMLAGIEEEDEEESPSSRHKMTTTLEISMISDGGYKSRHTQPECGYALEPAQWTEYSIHTMEPDNLELVFEFFEEDLSKKVVQGDVHPGHVGIACLLSSSFLESGKDNGVVTLPIMSRNSRQTIGKVRVDYLVIRPIQGFICDMNQCYTKYWRKGSALDVGHRGAGSTHAAKHHKIRENTIASFLSAANHGAAYVEFDVHLSKDLVPIVYHDLTCCISTKKKNDKNSMVLFEVPVKDLTFDQLQLLKLAHSTAMKVHDHKDLQDEEEYVDEHQPFPSLSQIFQTVPDSVGFNIELKWIAQMKDGSWDGNLSTYFNMNQFLDVILTCVLQNAGKRRIVFSCFDPDVCAMVRRKQNKYPILFLTQGVSMVYPQLMDIRCQTTQIAMSFAQSENILGISAHTEDLLRNMDCITEAQSKGLVVFCWGDDNNEHENRKLLREKGIDGLIYDRICEAQIEQPNIFKVEEKVSIKEVIPEETLKSCACSTYSISCTAVPCSGEVRGGSGVSDTGLSSS